A genome region from Rathayibacter caricis DSM 15933 includes the following:
- a CDS encoding family 43 glycosylhydrolase gives MRIFTRPRVIALIALGLAAAVFALSMGFGPRSQRPDPQPPSASATSSPAEATTSARTPPNGTLFVDTAGAPIHAHGGGMLEHDGVFYWVGENRNESNRFESVSLYSSPDLANWTFQHDILTQASAPDLVGATIERPKLLFNEPTDSFVLWMHWENGVDYNQARTAVAVSPMIDGDYVYKRSFRPLGYESRDQTVFQAEDGSAYLASATSSNADLNIYRLSDDFTEPVALLTTLWPGAYREAPALFQRNDTYFLMTSGATGWDPNQAMYATAPDPAGPWSELLPVGDAEAFGSQAAFVLPVAGSSRTSFLYLGDRWAGARDAPVNDSDYVWLPLTFPTERSLSLEWSTALSISVSEGTIDGVAPGTPFREFHTATDDRCLDAPGMEGDATAIIYDCNGGANQQWQTIPVSDEEILVRSRTEGTCITVRGQLLVLETCSGSAEQMLSLVPEGPKFQRLAFEESCLTEGDERSAVLDACSRQLLFDPTS, from the coding sequence GTGAGAATTTTCACTCGACCACGCGTTATCGCACTCATCGCGCTTGGCCTCGCCGCGGCCGTCTTCGCACTCAGCATGGGCTTCGGTCCACGCTCACAGCGCCCGGACCCACAACCGCCGTCCGCCTCCGCTACGTCCTCCCCCGCCGAGGCGACCACATCAGCACGGACGCCACCGAACGGCACCCTGTTCGTCGACACCGCCGGGGCTCCCATCCATGCCCACGGCGGCGGCATGCTGGAGCACGACGGTGTCTTCTACTGGGTAGGAGAAAACCGGAACGAGTCAAATCGCTTCGAGTCCGTGTCGCTCTACAGCTCGCCCGACCTGGCGAACTGGACTTTCCAGCACGACATCCTCACCCAGGCCTCCGCGCCGGACCTCGTGGGCGCCACCATCGAGCGACCCAAGCTGCTCTTTAACGAGCCGACCGATTCCTTCGTGCTCTGGATGCACTGGGAGAACGGAGTGGACTACAACCAGGCAAGAACAGCCGTCGCAGTGTCGCCGATGATCGACGGAGACTACGTCTATAAGCGCAGCTTCCGGCCCCTGGGTTACGAGAGCCGGGACCAGACCGTCTTCCAAGCAGAGGACGGCTCGGCCTACCTCGCCTCCGCCACTTCAAGCAACGCTGATCTCAACATCTACCGACTTTCCGACGACTTCACCGAACCGGTAGCTCTGCTCACAACACTGTGGCCGGGTGCCTACCGGGAGGCCCCCGCGCTCTTCCAGCGGAACGACACATACTTCCTCATGACGTCGGGAGCCACTGGCTGGGACCCCAACCAAGCGATGTACGCCACGGCACCTGATCCGGCCGGACCTTGGAGCGAACTTCTACCCGTTGGAGACGCCGAGGCCTTCGGCTCGCAGGCGGCATTCGTCCTCCCCGTCGCCGGGTCCTCGCGCACGAGCTTCCTCTACCTCGGTGACCGATGGGCGGGAGCCAGAGACGCGCCAGTGAACGATTCCGACTACGTGTGGCTACCCCTCACCTTCCCCACCGAACGCTCGCTCTCCCTCGAGTGGTCGACTGCATTGTCGATCTCAGTGTCCGAGGGGACCATCGACGGCGTTGCCCCAGGAACGCCGTTCCGAGAGTTTCATACCGCCACCGACGACCGCTGCCTCGATGCACCCGGAATGGAGGGGGATGCGACGGCGATCATCTATGACTGCAACGGCGGCGCCAACCAGCAGTGGCAGACGATCCCCGTCTCCGACGAGGAGATCCTCGTGCGATCACGCACGGAGGGGACTTGCATCACCGTCCGGGGACAACTCTTGGTTCTGGAAACGTGCTCCGGCTCGGCAGAGCAGATGCTAAGTCTCGTGCCCGAAGGACCCAAGTTCCAGCGCCTCGCCTTCGAGGAGTCATGCCTCACGGAGGGCGACGAGCGCAGTGCAGTCCTCGACGCGTGCTCTCGCCAGCTTCTGTTCGATCCGACATCCTGA
- a CDS encoding ABC transporter substrate-binding protein, producing MFNLRRGARRARTVAGLVVTGLAAMSLVACSSGSGSSAAGSADDLDAALEKGGSLTYWTWTPSGEAQAEAFMKEYPNVDVEVVNAGTATDEYTKLQNSIKAGSGAPDVAQIEYYAMQQFALSDGLLDLTPYGMGDLEDSYTASTWGAVNLNGGLYGLPQDSGPMVMLYNKTVFDQYGLAVPTTWDEYIQEAQKLHSADPSKFITNDAGDPGFADPLIWQAGGTPFTTDGTDIAIDLQDEGTQKWADTWNQLLEPGLLSPIPTWSDEWFTALGNDSIATLITGAWMPGILENSVPDGAGDWRVAPLPSYDGSAATAENGGSAQSVIKQSENPALAAAFLRWLNSSDESIDVFLGTGGFPSTTAQLEADDFLNATPEYFGGQEINKVLVDASKNVVEGFEYLPFQVYANSVFPDTVGQAYANGTDLNEGLKDWQDNLVTYGDSQGFSVNE from the coding sequence ATGTTCAACCTCCGCAGAGGCGCGCGGCGTGCCCGCACTGTCGCGGGCCTCGTCGTCACCGGTCTCGCCGCGATGTCCCTCGTCGCGTGCAGCTCGGGCTCCGGCTCGAGCGCCGCAGGATCGGCCGACGACCTCGACGCAGCACTCGAGAAGGGCGGCAGCCTGACGTACTGGACCTGGACCCCCTCGGGCGAGGCGCAGGCCGAGGCGTTCATGAAGGAGTACCCGAACGTCGACGTCGAGGTCGTCAACGCCGGCACCGCGACCGACGAGTACACCAAGCTGCAGAACTCCATCAAGGCCGGTTCCGGCGCGCCCGACGTCGCCCAGATCGAGTACTACGCCATGCAGCAGTTCGCCCTCTCGGACGGCCTGCTCGACCTCACCCCCTACGGGATGGGCGACCTCGAGGACTCCTACACCGCCTCCACCTGGGGCGCCGTGAACCTCAACGGCGGCCTCTACGGCCTCCCGCAGGACTCCGGCCCCATGGTCATGCTCTACAACAAGACGGTCTTCGACCAGTACGGCCTCGCCGTCCCGACCACCTGGGACGAGTACATCCAGGAGGCGCAGAAGCTGCACTCGGCCGACCCGTCGAAGTTCATCACCAACGACGCCGGCGACCCCGGCTTCGCCGACCCTCTGATCTGGCAGGCCGGCGGCACGCCCTTCACGACCGACGGCACCGACATCGCCATCGATCTGCAGGACGAGGGCACGCAGAAGTGGGCCGACACCTGGAACCAGCTCCTCGAGCCCGGCCTGCTCTCGCCCATCCCCACGTGGTCGGACGAGTGGTTCACCGCCCTCGGCAACGACTCGATCGCGACACTGATCACCGGCGCCTGGATGCCCGGGATCCTCGAGAACTCCGTCCCCGACGGTGCCGGTGACTGGCGCGTCGCTCCGCTGCCCAGCTACGACGGCTCCGCCGCGACCGCCGAGAACGGCGGCAGCGCCCAGTCGGTCATCAAGCAGTCCGAGAACCCGGCTCTCGCGGCCGCGTTCCTCCGCTGGCTCAACAGCTCCGACGAGAGCATCGACGTCTTCCTCGGCACCGGAGGCTTCCCCTCCACGACCGCCCAGCTCGAGGCCGACGACTTCCTGAACGCCACGCCCGAGTACTTCGGCGGCCAGGAGATCAACAAGGTCCTCGTCGACGCCTCGAAGAACGTCGTCGAGGGCTTCGAGTACCTGCCGTTCCAGGTCTACGCCAACAGCGTCTTCCCCGACACCGTCGGCCAGGCCTACGCCAACGGCACCGACCTCAACGAGGGGCTGAAGGACTGGCAGGACAACCTCGTCACCTACGGCGACTCGCAGGGCTTCTCGGTCAATGAGTAG
- a CDS encoding formimidoylglutamate deiminase — translation MIPDKVGHRLGTVGPGFANAHSHLFHRALRGRTHAEGGDFWRWREEMCAVAGTLDPRLYRSLARAVFGEMLSAGYTAVGEFHYVHHRPGGAPYREPEHAMERTVADAAQDAGIRLTLLDTLYLGGGLGRGLEPEQLRFGDGSAAAWLDRWHRLRSDLAGHRDVLLGAAIHSVPAVPEREISALVAGLPADVPLHIHLSEQPRENEECLAATGLTPTELLARAGALSRRLSVVHATHLSDSDHDLLGGAGVAVVMCPSTEADLGDGIGPARALAALGASVTIGSDQNAVIDPLLELRGLEAGERLARHRRGVFSPAELWRAGTVDGYRALGWRGGISVGAVCDLVELDEESMRTLRAPAEALPLVATAADIRTTIVGGRLVDTTGTTGLLAAALDALDEARERTDEPKAQISGRPLR, via the coding sequence TTGATTCCGGACAAGGTTGGCCACCGGCTCGGCACCGTCGGCCCGGGGTTCGCGAACGCCCACTCGCATCTCTTCCACCGGGCCCTCCGCGGCCGCACGCATGCCGAGGGAGGGGACTTCTGGCGGTGGCGGGAGGAGATGTGCGCCGTCGCCGGGACGCTCGATCCCCGCCTTTACCGCTCCCTCGCCCGCGCGGTCTTCGGAGAGATGCTCTCCGCCGGCTACACCGCAGTCGGCGAGTTCCACTACGTCCACCACCGACCGGGTGGCGCGCCGTACCGCGAACCCGAGCATGCGATGGAGCGCACCGTCGCCGACGCCGCGCAGGACGCGGGCATCCGGCTCACCCTCCTCGACACCCTGTACCTCGGAGGCGGTCTCGGCAGAGGACTCGAACCCGAGCAGCTGCGATTCGGGGACGGAAGCGCCGCCGCGTGGCTCGACCGCTGGCATCGCCTCCGCTCCGATCTGGCTGGCCACCGCGATGTGCTCCTGGGGGCCGCCATCCACTCGGTGCCCGCCGTACCCGAGCGGGAGATCTCCGCGCTGGTCGCCGGCCTGCCTGCTGATGTCCCGCTGCACATCCATTTGTCGGAGCAGCCCCGTGAGAACGAGGAGTGCCTCGCCGCCACTGGACTCACGCCCACCGAGCTGCTCGCCCGAGCAGGTGCTCTCTCGCGCCGGCTCTCCGTCGTGCACGCGACACACCTGTCCGACTCCGACCACGACCTCCTCGGCGGGGCCGGAGTAGCGGTCGTGATGTGTCCGAGCACCGAAGCCGACCTCGGCGACGGCATCGGGCCGGCTCGTGCACTCGCCGCGCTTGGCGCCTCCGTCACCATCGGCTCCGACCAGAACGCCGTCATCGACCCGCTGCTCGAGCTCCGAGGACTCGAAGCAGGGGAACGCCTCGCCCGCCACCGCCGCGGAGTGTTCTCACCCGCCGAGCTCTGGCGAGCGGGCACCGTCGACGGCTACCGCGCACTCGGATGGCGCGGCGGTATCTCCGTCGGAGCTGTCTGCGACCTCGTCGAGCTCGACGAGGAATCGATGCGGACCCTCCGAGCTCCTGCCGAGGCGCTGCCGCTGGTGGCGACTGCCGCCGACATCCGCACCACCATCGTCGGCGGACGCCTCGTCGACACCACCGGCACTACGGGGCTGCTCGCCGCCGCGCTCGATGCGCTCGACGAGGCGCGCGAACGCACCGACGAACCCAAAGCCCAGATCAGCGGAAGGCCCCTTCGATGA
- a CDS encoding RICIN domain-containing protein, translating to MKERRPLGRTAGRALGVFTLAVAMLGGSALTAQAYVPQSGIVYQLDPNQPCLKGRGNCAIYPKSAQLPSGRIVAAFEESIVAPSGGAAGQDMPVYSSDDDGDSWQPLSRVGAPASLSSDPQYAEYTSNWTNPYLYVLPQAVGDLAAGTLLLATVVSGEDEYYREQKAADPNWLPNNDGDRRDVGIALYASTDEGATWSIRSIVAAGGWQGGSAGAKGQNIATANTNRQVDPVWEPHLIVRDGKLVVFYSDENDYLGFDATTGVAIPDPANATAPDSIGQILAHRTWDGRASSSWGPITVDAAGFTEDRGNGKTQIGGGRPGMTTVAPTTDGKWFLTFEYFGGGDDVRYKVADDPLRFFADGDPDGQNISALPKAPGSRVHARGGSPVLVTLPDGRILYNGSNSGNIWVNESGRSDGAWTEYQTPLGGGYSRNLQYVQGTGRVVILQATWGGPGTQATIRHGEVDLGDSQGAYYQLVNRKTGQILGTGGNDNDDNIGNADTPSVASEAASAAVGDSQYWHLTEKSGGAYTLLNKAGGREAAIWGGGASSGQRLGLWVDNTAPGLWNLVPATDGSVRFQSTRNTSLYLSGASASSPVTLQPSATDGSQDWTLVQLAPTASALTTATRSERLIGTDQVAPGAAVALDATATNRAGTARHAGVDGHAYALVGDAVTDLGVVAFDSSQRGSITLPASLTGGTTARIAVAFDSGPLVWDTMTVRDPATLPLTTTATSRCVAGKVVLTTIVSNGSASNVDVTVNSAYGSKTTAAVKPGSNTSSAFTTRLTTIPAGQVTITGTGVVSGETVTTTSTTAYPARTC from the coding sequence ATGAAGGAACGACGGCCCCTCGGCCGAACGGCGGGCCGCGCGCTCGGAGTCTTCACCCTCGCGGTGGCGATGCTCGGCGGTTCCGCACTCACCGCCCAGGCGTACGTGCCGCAGAGCGGGATCGTCTACCAGCTCGACCCGAACCAGCCCTGCCTCAAGGGCCGAGGCAACTGCGCCATCTACCCCAAGTCGGCACAGCTCCCCAGCGGCCGGATCGTCGCCGCCTTCGAGGAGTCGATCGTCGCGCCCTCCGGAGGCGCAGCAGGGCAGGACATGCCCGTCTACTCGAGCGACGACGACGGGGACTCGTGGCAGCCGCTCTCGCGGGTCGGAGCGCCGGCCTCCCTCTCCTCCGACCCGCAGTACGCGGAGTACACCAGCAACTGGACCAACCCCTACCTCTACGTCCTGCCCCAGGCCGTCGGCGATCTGGCCGCGGGCACCCTCCTCCTCGCGACCGTCGTCTCGGGCGAGGACGAGTACTACCGGGAGCAGAAGGCCGCCGACCCGAACTGGCTGCCGAACAACGACGGCGACCGGCGCGACGTCGGCATCGCCCTCTACGCGAGCACCGACGAGGGCGCCACCTGGTCGATCCGCAGCATCGTCGCCGCAGGAGGCTGGCAGGGTGGCAGCGCCGGCGCCAAGGGCCAGAACATCGCGACCGCGAACACGAACCGCCAGGTCGACCCGGTCTGGGAGCCGCACCTCATCGTGCGCGACGGGAAGCTCGTCGTCTTCTACTCCGACGAGAACGACTACCTCGGCTTCGACGCCACGACCGGAGTCGCGATCCCCGACCCCGCCAACGCGACCGCACCCGACTCGATCGGGCAGATCCTCGCGCACCGCACCTGGGACGGCCGCGCCTCCTCGAGCTGGGGCCCGATCACCGTCGATGCCGCCGGCTTCACCGAGGACCGCGGCAACGGCAAGACGCAGATCGGAGGCGGCCGGCCCGGCATGACGACCGTCGCACCGACCACCGACGGCAAGTGGTTCCTCACCTTCGAGTACTTCGGCGGAGGCGACGATGTCCGGTACAAGGTCGCCGACGACCCGCTGCGGTTCTTCGCCGACGGCGACCCGGACGGCCAGAACATCTCCGCACTGCCCAAGGCTCCCGGCTCCCGTGTCCACGCCCGCGGCGGCAGCCCCGTCCTCGTGACACTGCCCGACGGACGCATCCTGTACAACGGCTCGAACAGCGGCAACATCTGGGTCAACGAGAGCGGCCGCAGCGACGGCGCATGGACCGAGTACCAGACCCCGCTCGGCGGCGGCTACAGCCGCAACCTGCAGTACGTACAGGGCACCGGTCGCGTCGTGATCCTCCAGGCCACCTGGGGCGGACCGGGCACGCAGGCGACCATCCGCCACGGCGAGGTCGACCTCGGCGACTCGCAGGGCGCCTACTACCAGCTCGTCAACCGCAAGACCGGTCAGATCCTCGGCACCGGCGGCAACGACAACGACGACAACATCGGCAACGCCGACACGCCGAGTGTCGCCTCCGAAGCGGCGTCCGCCGCGGTCGGCGACTCGCAGTACTGGCACCTCACCGAGAAGTCCGGAGGCGCTTACACGCTGCTCAACAAGGCCGGCGGTCGCGAAGCGGCGATCTGGGGCGGCGGCGCCTCCTCGGGTCAGCGCCTCGGCCTGTGGGTCGACAACACCGCTCCGGGGCTCTGGAACCTGGTGCCCGCCACCGACGGTTCCGTGCGATTCCAGTCGACGCGCAACACCTCGCTCTACCTCTCCGGAGCGAGCGCGAGCTCGCCCGTCACGCTGCAGCCGTCGGCGACCGACGGCTCGCAGGACTGGACACTCGTCCAGCTGGCGCCCACCGCCTCCGCTCTGACCACCGCCACCCGGTCGGAGCGCCTGATCGGCACCGACCAGGTCGCACCGGGAGCCGCCGTCGCGCTCGACGCGACCGCGACGAACCGAGCCGGCACCGCTCGGCACGCCGGAGTGGACGGGCACGCGTACGCGCTCGTCGGCGACGCCGTGACCGATCTCGGAGTCGTCGCGTTCGACTCCTCGCAGCGCGGCAGCATTACGCTGCCCGCCTCGCTCACCGGAGGAACGACGGCACGCATCGCTGTCGCCTTCGACAGCGGCCCGCTGGTCTGGGACACCATGACAGTGCGCGATCCGGCGACCCTCCCCCTGACCACGACGGCCACGAGCCGTTGCGTCGCGGGCAAGGTAGTCCTCACGACCATCGTTTCCAATGGCAGCGCCTCGAACGTCGATGTGACGGTCAACAGCGCCTATGGCTCGAAGACAACGGCCGCCGTGAAGCCGGGCTCGAACACGAGCTCCGCCTTCACGACCCGCCTAACCACGATACCCGCCGGCCAGGTGACCATCACCGGCACCGGCGTCGTCTCGGGTGAGACCGTGACCACGACGTCGACGACCGCATACCCCGCCCGCACCTGCTGA
- a CDS encoding carbohydrate ABC transporter permease, protein MILFLLYAVIPLLWLVINASKTQADLFSTFGLGFGNSFALVDNMIETFRYDDGIFLRWLGNTLLYVVVGAGGATLLATLGGYGLAKFRFPGRRAYFAVVLGAVAVPGTALAVPTFLLFSQLGLTNTPWSIIIPSLITPFGLYLVWVYTIDSVPTELLEAARLDGASEMRTFFTISLKLLTPGVVTVALFSVVATWNNYFLPLIMLSDPQWYPLTVGLNQWSSQASGVSADPIYNLVITGSLITIIPIVLIFLVLQRFWQSGLSAGSVKG, encoded by the coding sequence ATGATCCTGTTCCTTCTCTACGCCGTCATCCCGCTGCTCTGGCTCGTCATCAACGCGTCGAAGACGCAGGCGGACCTCTTCAGCACGTTCGGCCTCGGGTTCGGCAACAGCTTCGCGCTGGTCGACAACATGATCGAGACCTTCCGCTACGACGACGGGATCTTCCTCCGCTGGCTCGGGAACACGCTCCTCTACGTCGTCGTCGGCGCCGGCGGTGCGACCCTCCTCGCGACCCTCGGCGGCTACGGCCTGGCCAAGTTCCGCTTCCCGGGACGCCGCGCGTACTTCGCGGTCGTCCTCGGTGCAGTCGCTGTGCCCGGCACCGCGCTGGCCGTCCCGACGTTCCTGCTGTTCAGCCAGCTGGGCCTGACCAACACCCCGTGGTCGATCATCATCCCGTCGCTGATCACGCCGTTCGGGCTCTATCTGGTCTGGGTCTACACGATCGACTCGGTGCCCACCGAGCTGCTCGAGGCGGCGCGACTGGACGGCGCGAGCGAGATGCGCACCTTCTTCACCATCTCTCTCAAGCTGCTCACCCCCGGAGTCGTGACGGTCGCGCTCTTCTCGGTGGTCGCGACCTGGAACAACTACTTCCTGCCGCTGATCATGCTGAGCGACCCCCAGTGGTACCCGCTCACCGTCGGCCTCAACCAGTGGAGCTCGCAGGCGAGCGGGGTCTCGGCCGACCCCATCTACAACCTCGTCATCACCGGCTCCCTCATCACGATCATCCCGATCGTCCTGATCTTCCTCGTCCTCCAGCGCTTCTGGCAGTCCGGCCTGAGCGCCGGCAGCGTCAAGGGCTGA